In the Deinococcus ficus genome, one interval contains:
- the meaB gene encoding methylmalonyl Co-A mutase-associated GTPase MeaB, whose amino-acid sequence MSDSPALAAPEPVHPLALPLLSGSRRALAKAITLTESTRPEHEVQAQRLQAQVLPRAGRSIRVGLTGVPGVGKSTFIEALGVWLANQGRRVAVLAVDPSSARTGGSIMGDKTRMPALTVHPNAFIRPSPSGGTLGGVARRTRETITLCEAAGYDVLLVETVGVGQSETQVAAMTDLFVLLTLPNAGDELQGIKRGIMELADLCVVNKADTNPKAATRAQTELRTALTLLTPHDAPWRPVALKASAVTGEGIPEVWAQVEQYAATVDLGARRHEQTAAWFDDLLREAAWKAFRAGVGAERIAQLRAEVQAGALTPVQGVQALLPQMWS is encoded by the coding sequence GTGAGTGACTCTCCCGCACTGGCCGCCCCCGAACCCGTGCACCCGCTGGCCCTGCCGCTGCTGTCCGGCTCGCGGCGGGCACTGGCGAAGGCCATCACCCTCACGGAATCCACCCGCCCAGAGCATGAGGTGCAGGCCCAGCGGCTGCAGGCCCAGGTGCTTCCGCGGGCCGGGCGGTCCATCCGGGTGGGGCTTACCGGTGTGCCCGGGGTGGGCAAGAGCACCTTCATCGAGGCGCTGGGGGTGTGGCTGGCAAACCAGGGCCGGCGGGTGGCGGTGCTGGCCGTGGACCCCAGCAGTGCCCGTACGGGCGGCAGCATCATGGGGGACAAGACCCGCATGCCGGCCCTGACCGTGCACCCGAACGCGTTCATCCGGCCCAGTCCCAGCGGCGGCACGCTGGGCGGCGTGGCCCGCCGCACCCGGGAGACGATCACGCTGTGCGAGGCGGCCGGGTACGACGTGCTGCTGGTGGAGACGGTGGGCGTGGGGCAGTCCGAGACGCAGGTGGCGGCGATGACGGACCTGTTCGTGCTGCTCACCCTGCCGAACGCCGGGGACGAGTTGCAGGGCATCAAGCGCGGCATCATGGAACTCGCGGACCTCTGCGTGGTGAACAAGGCCGACACCAACCCGAAGGCCGCCACCCGCGCGCAGACGGAACTGCGGACCGCCCTGACGCTCCTGACCCCCCACGACGCACCGTGGCGTCCGGTGGCGCTGAAGGCCAGCGCCGTGACCGGCGAGGGCATCCCGGAGGTGTGGGCGCAGGTGGAGCAGTACGCCGCGACCGTGGACCTCGGCGCGCGGCGGCACGAGCAGACCGCGGCGTGGTTCGACGACCTGCTGCGCGAGGCGGCCTGGAAGGCCTTCCGGGCCGGGGTGGGCGCCGAGCGGATCGCCCAGTTGCGTGCCGAGGTGCAGGCGGGGGCGCTCACGCCCGTGCAGGGCGTGCAGGCGCTCCTGCCGCAGATGTGGAGCTGA
- a CDS encoding 2-phosphosulfolactate phosphatase has translation MRLRVDLLPHGNYPDVVLVIDTLRATTTAITYLERGAEALLLTRTPDVALNLKEQAGGQYVLGGERGGLPIPGFDFGNSPVEAAAQNFTGRTVVMNTTNGTDAAHVAAQTGKHVYLASITNAHAAARRAKAQATEEVAIVCAGTDQHVGLEDVYAAGVIAEYLLALGEFSIDDGTRIALTVRRNAGNPLEALSSSVHGERLAGLGLGEDVRYAAQVSTSTIVPTLTPDAQAPEGTLHFTAG, from the coding sequence ATGCGCCTGCGCGTGGACCTCCTCCCGCACGGCAACTACCCGGACGTCGTGCTGGTGATCGACACGCTGCGCGCCACCACCACCGCCATCACCTACCTCGAACGCGGCGCCGAGGCCCTGCTGCTCACCCGCACCCCGGACGTCGCGCTGAACCTCAAGGAGCAGGCCGGCGGGCAGTACGTGCTGGGCGGCGAACGCGGCGGCCTGCCCATCCCCGGCTTCGACTTCGGCAACAGCCCGGTGGAAGCCGCCGCGCAGAACTTCACCGGCCGCACCGTCGTCATGAACACCACCAACGGCACCGACGCCGCCCACGTCGCCGCGCAGACCGGCAAGCACGTGTACCTCGCCTCCATCACCAACGCCCACGCCGCTGCCCGCCGCGCCAAAGCCCAGGCCACCGAGGAAGTCGCCATCGTGTGCGCCGGCACCGACCAGCACGTCGGCCTGGAGGACGTGTACGCGGCCGGCGTGATCGCCGAGTACCTGCTCGCCCTGGGTGAATTCAGCATCGACGACGGCACCCGTATCGCCCTTACCGTCCGCCGCAACGCCGGGAATCCCCTGGAGGCCCTGAGCAGCAGCGTGCACGGCGAACGCCTTGCCGGCCTCGGCCTGGGTGAGGACGTCCGGTACGCCGCGCAGGTGAGCACCAGCACCATCGTCCCCACCCTCACCCCGGACGCCCAGGCGCCCGAAGGCACCCTGCACTTCACCGCCGGGTAA
- a CDS encoding DUF554 family protein: MSLLSQLSGTLVNVGAVLLGTLLGLALGGRLPERTQRTLLQTLSLVTLFIALDMAGSLNRVTGGSVPGVLLALLALALGVAIGEALGIEEALARLGETLRRRFRGGGRFTEGFVAASLLFCVGPMTVIGGIQNGLTGDSATYVLKSTLDGIAALALAGAYGIGVGFSAVSVLVVQGGISLLAGSFAAGLLGGASPEVLKTNAHVLLLTGTGGLMIAGISWNLMLGGLGLEQHRVRVGSMLPALLLAPLVLGLASRLTG; the protein is encoded by the coding sequence ATGAGCCTTCTGTCGCAACTGTCCGGGACGCTGGTGAACGTGGGGGCCGTGCTGCTGGGCACGCTGCTGGGCCTGGCGCTGGGGGGCCGCCTGCCGGAGCGCACGCAGCGGACCCTGCTGCAGACCCTGAGTCTGGTCACGCTGTTTATCGCGCTGGACATGGCCGGCAGCCTGAACCGCGTGACCGGCGGCAGCGTGCCGGGCGTGCTGCTGGCGCTGCTGGCGCTAGCGCTGGGCGTGGCGATCGGCGAGGCGCTGGGCATCGAGGAGGCGCTGGCGCGGCTGGGCGAGACGCTGCGGCGGCGCTTCCGGGGCGGGGGCCGGTTCACGGAGGGGTTCGTGGCGGCCAGTCTGCTGTTCTGCGTGGGGCCCATGACCGTGATCGGGGGCATTCAGAACGGCCTGACCGGCGACAGCGCCACGTACGTGCTGAAAAGCACGCTGGACGGCATAGCTGCGCTGGCCCTAGCGGGCGCCTACGGCATCGGGGTGGGGTTCAGCGCCGTGAGCGTGCTGGTCGTGCAGGGCGGCATCAGCCTGCTGGCGGGCAGTTTCGCGGCCGGGCTGCTGGGCGGCGCGAGCCCGGAGGTGCTGAAGACGAACGCGCACGTGCTGCTGCTGACCGGCACGGGCGGCCTGATGATCGCCGGGATCAGCTGGAACCTGATGCTGGGCGGCCTGGGCCTGGAGCAGCACCGCGTGCGGGTGGGCAGCATGCTGCCGGCCCTGCTGCTGGCGCCCCTGGTGCTGGGGCTGGCCTCACGCCTGACCGGCTAA
- a CDS encoding helix-turn-helix domain-containing protein: MTLADQFQNMPKLMKVSEVADFTGTHERTVRRWIRDGRLGAVEHPNGLRVPRRALWRFLGLDLALSA, translated from the coding sequence ATGACCCTAGCCGACCAGTTCCAGAACATGCCCAAACTCATGAAAGTCAGCGAGGTCGCCGACTTCACCGGCACGCACGAACGCACCGTGCGCCGCTGGATCCGCGACGGCCGCCTGGGCGCCGTGGAGCACCCCAACGGCCTGCGCGTGCCCCGCCGCGCCCTGTGGCGCTTCCTCGGACTGGACCTGGCCCTCAGCGCCTGA
- the rpe gene encoding ribulose-phosphate 3-epimerase: MADDLQAIGDADWAHVDVMDGAFVPNISFGMPILAAARRASPLFMDVHLMIEAPERYLKDFAAAGADGLTVHVESTPHIHRAVQMIRELGKKAGVTLNPGTPLEAIKPVLADVDLVLIMSVNPGFGGQKFIPQSLDRIRTVRHWLDDLGSPAELQVDGGVTPQNARAVVHAGASCLVAGSAVFGADGPRAGLERFREALK; encoded by the coding sequence ATGGCCGACGACCTCCAGGCCATCGGCGACGCCGACTGGGCCCACGTGGACGTCATGGACGGCGCGTTCGTGCCCAACATCAGCTTCGGGATGCCCATCCTGGCCGCCGCCCGCCGCGCCAGCCCCCTGTTCATGGACGTCCACCTCATGATCGAGGCGCCCGAGCGCTACCTGAAGGACTTCGCCGCCGCCGGCGCCGACGGCCTCACCGTGCACGTGGAAAGCACCCCCCACATCCACCGCGCCGTGCAGATGATCAGGGAACTCGGCAAGAAGGCCGGCGTCACACTCAATCCCGGCACGCCCCTCGAGGCGATCAAACCCGTCCTGGCCGACGTGGACCTCGTGCTGATCATGAGCGTGAACCCCGGCTTCGGCGGGCAGAAGTTCATCCCCCAGAGCCTCGACCGCATCCGCACTGTCCGCCACTGGCTGGACGACCTGGGCAGCCCGGCCGAACTCCAGGTGGACGGCGGCGTCACCCCACAGAACGCCCGCGCGGTCGTGCACGCCGGCGCCAGCTGCCTCGTGGCCGGCAGCGCCGTGTTCGGCGCGGACGGCCCCCGCGCCGGCCTGGAACGCTTCCGCGAGGCGCTGAAGTAA
- a CDS encoding DUF4384 domain-containing protein, with product MNPSKPVMTLTALLGLAASVAQASPAKITAQSIIVNPVETKLNVEVWVNKDATGKANPTYRKGEQLSIGVKTNQDAYVYLFNVNANGSIDLFFPNKFEESNFMQAGVTRVFPTQNAKYSFTVGGPNGQDKVLALASTKELNLDDIARFAGDQGFADVKVSGQENLARALSIVVNPLPADGWTTDVALFKIGAGQATTPAPKPKPGSTGTVTYTPGVGAQPAPAPTQPAPAPTQPTPTQPAPSQPNAQIKPGERQDGTFDSAMVEAYDRLKGPESLGTPTGYVTPWADGWWQRFKGVAAYGDAVLVHANGSSRSYAVHGRLLERYLALAKAESNGARPPSRLGWAAGDEKVIPKNPYGTPGLYGFFQNGALYGTEKYGTFWLQGPVLKTYQGLGGSGSFLGFPTRDQYLLNGAWAADFEGGSIRTVNGVPKVYRK from the coding sequence ATGAACCCGTCCAAGCCTGTCATGACCCTCACGGCCCTGCTGGGCCTCGCCGCCAGCGTCGCCCAGGCCAGCCCCGCGAAGATCACCGCGCAGAGCATCATCGTGAACCCGGTGGAAACGAAGCTGAACGTGGAAGTCTGGGTGAACAAAGACGCCACCGGCAAGGCCAACCCCACCTACCGCAAGGGCGAGCAGCTGTCCATCGGCGTGAAGACCAACCAGGACGCGTACGTGTACCTGTTCAACGTGAACGCCAACGGCAGCATCGACCTGTTCTTCCCGAACAAGTTCGAGGAGAGCAACTTCATGCAGGCCGGCGTGACCCGCGTGTTCCCCACCCAGAACGCCAAGTACAGCTTCACAGTGGGCGGCCCGAACGGGCAGGACAAGGTGCTGGCCCTGGCCTCCACCAAGGAACTGAATCTCGACGACATCGCCCGCTTCGCCGGGGATCAGGGCTTCGCGGACGTGAAGGTCAGCGGGCAGGAGAACCTCGCCCGCGCGCTGAGCATCGTGGTGAACCCGCTGCCCGCCGACGGCTGGACGACCGACGTGGCCCTCTTCAAGATCGGCGCCGGTCAGGCCACCACCCCCGCCCCGAAACCCAAACCCGGCAGCACCGGCACGGTCACCTACACGCCTGGTGTGGGCGCCCAGCCGGCCCCCGCCCCGACGCAACCGGCCCCGGCACCCACGCAACCTACGCCGACCCAGCCGGCCCCCAGCCAGCCGAACGCCCAGATCAAACCCGGTGAGCGGCAGGACGGCACCTTCGACAGCGCCATGGTCGAGGCCTACGACCGCCTGAAAGGCCCCGAATCCCTCGGCACGCCCACCGGGTACGTGACCCCCTGGGCGGACGGCTGGTGGCAGCGCTTCAAGGGCGTGGCCGCCTACGGGGACGCCGTGCTCGTGCACGCCAACGGCAGCAGCCGCAGCTACGCCGTGCACGGCCGCCTGCTCGAACGGTATCTGGCGCTCGCCAAGGCCGAGAGCAACGGCGCCCGCCCCCCCAGCCGCCTGGGCTGGGCCGCCGGGGACGAGAAGGTCATCCCCAAAAACCCCTACGGCACCCCCGGCCTGTACGGCTTCTTCCAGAACGGCGCGCTGTACGGCACCGAGAAGTACGGCACCTTCTGGCTTCAGGGCCCGGTCCTGAAAACCTACCAGGGCCTGGGGGGGTCCGGCAGCTTCCTGGGCTTCCCCACCCGCGACCAGTACCTGCTGAACGGAGCCTGGGCCGCCGACTTCGAGGGCGGCAGCATCCGCACCGTAAACGGCGTGCCGAAGGTGTACCGCAAGTAA
- the scpA gene encoding methylmalonyl-CoA mutase encodes MTDLNQWKALASKDLKGGDPDTLNRELPEGITLKALYTRDDLPPGGAADTLPGLPPFTRGPRATMYAARPWTIRQYAGFSTAEESNAFYRRNLAAGQKGLSVAFDLATHRGYDSDHPRVVGDVGKAGVAIDSVEDMKILFDGIPLKEMSVSMTMNGAVLPVLAGYIVAGLEQGARLDELSGTIQNDILKEFMVRNTYIYPPEPSMRIIADIIEYTAKNMPRFNSISISGYHIQEAGANAALELAYTLSDGREYIQAALNKGMNIDEFAGRLSFFFGIGMNFYTEVAKLRAARLLWSEVVEEFGPKKPMSKALRTHCQTSGWSLTEQDAYNNVVRTTIEAMAAVFGGTQSLHTNAFDEAIGLPTDFSARIARNTQLVIQEETGITNVIDPWGGSYMMEALTAELADKARELMKEVQELGGMARAIESGVPKLRIEESAARKQAKIDRGEDVIVGVNKYRPTQDTPIDVLDIDNAAVRESQIARLNKLREERDNAQVKRTLAALTEAARTGQGNLLALSVDAMQARATLGEVSDALEQVWGRHAAEIKTLSGVYAAGYAGDENFDALKRDIDAFAEREGRRPRMLVVKMGQDGHDRGAKVIATGFADLGFDVDVGPLFQTPEEAARQAIENDVHVVGVSSQAAGHKTLVPQLVQALRAEGADDILVVVGGVIPQQDYPALREAGASGIFGPGTPILKSAREVLDLLSERPVTT; translated from the coding sequence ATGACCGACCTGAATCAGTGGAAAGCGCTTGCCAGCAAGGACCTGAAAGGCGGTGACCCGGACACGCTCAACCGCGAGCTGCCCGAAGGCATCACACTCAAGGCCCTGTACACCCGAGACGACCTGCCCCCGGGCGGCGCGGCCGACACCCTGCCGGGCCTGCCGCCCTTCACCCGCGGCCCCCGCGCCACCATGTACGCTGCCCGTCCCTGGACCATCCGGCAGTACGCGGGCTTCTCCACCGCCGAGGAATCCAACGCCTTCTACCGCCGTAACCTCGCCGCCGGGCAGAAGGGCCTGTCGGTGGCTTTCGACCTGGCCACCCACCGCGGCTACGACAGCGACCACCCGCGCGTGGTGGGCGACGTCGGGAAGGCCGGCGTGGCGATCGACAGCGTGGAGGACATGAAAATCCTCTTCGACGGCATTCCCCTGAAGGAGATGTCGGTGTCCATGACCATGAACGGCGCGGTGCTGCCGGTGCTGGCCGGGTACATCGTGGCGGGCCTGGAGCAGGGCGCGCGCCTGGACGAACTCTCCGGGACCATCCAGAACGACATCTTGAAAGAGTTCATGGTGCGCAACACCTACATCTACCCGCCCGAGCCCAGCATGCGCATCATCGCGGACATCATCGAGTACACCGCGAAGAACATGCCGCGCTTCAACTCCATCTCCATCAGCGGGTACCACATCCAGGAGGCCGGCGCGAACGCCGCGCTGGAACTGGCCTACACCCTCTCGGACGGCCGGGAGTACATCCAGGCCGCGCTGAACAAGGGCATGAACATCGACGAGTTCGCCGGGCGCCTGAGCTTCTTCTTCGGGATCGGCATGAACTTCTACACCGAAGTCGCCAAGCTGCGCGCCGCGCGGCTGCTGTGGAGCGAGGTCGTGGAGGAATTCGGGCCGAAGAAACCCATGAGCAAGGCCCTGCGCACCCACTGCCAGACGAGCGGCTGGTCCCTGACCGAGCAGGACGCGTACAACAACGTCGTCCGCACGACCATCGAGGCGATGGCGGCCGTGTTCGGCGGCACGCAGAGCCTGCACACCAACGCCTTCGACGAGGCGATCGGCCTGCCCACCGACTTCAGCGCCCGCATCGCCCGCAACACGCAGCTCGTCATTCAGGAAGAGACCGGCATCACGAACGTCATCGATCCCTGGGGCGGCAGCTACATGATGGAAGCCCTGACCGCCGAACTGGCCGACAAGGCCCGCGAACTGATGAAGGAAGTGCAGGAACTGGGCGGCATGGCCAGGGCCATCGAGTCCGGCGTACCGAAACTGCGCATCGAGGAATCCGCGGCCCGCAAGCAGGCGAAGATCGACCGGGGCGAGGACGTGATCGTGGGCGTGAACAAGTACCGTCCCACGCAGGACACCCCGATCGACGTGCTGGACATCGACAACGCCGCCGTGCGCGAATCGCAGATCGCCCGCCTGAACAAGCTGCGGGAAGAGCGCGACAACGCGCAGGTGAAGCGCACCCTGGCCGCGCTGACCGAAGCCGCCCGCACCGGCCAGGGCAACCTGCTGGCCCTGAGCGTGGACGCCATGCAGGCCCGCGCCACCCTGGGCGAGGTCAGCGACGCGCTGGAACAGGTGTGGGGCCGCCACGCCGCCGAGATCAAGACCCTCAGCGGCGTGTACGCCGCCGGGTACGCCGGCGACGAGAACTTCGACGCCCTGAAACGCGACATCGACGCCTTCGCTGAGCGGGAAGGCCGCCGCCCGCGCATGCTGGTCGTGAAGATGGGCCAGGACGGCCACGACCGCGGTGCGAAGGTGATCGCCACCGGCTTCGCCGACCTGGGCTTCGACGTGGACGTGGGCCCGCTCTTCCAGACGCCCGAGGAGGCCGCGCGGCAGGCCATCGAGAACGACGTGCACGTGGTCGGCGTGAGCAGCCAGGCGGCCGGGCACAAGACCCTGGTGCCGCAGCTCGTGCAGGCCCTGCGGGCCGAGGGCGCCGACGACATCCTGGTCGTGGTGGGCGGCGTGATCCCGCAGCAGGACTACCCGGCGCTGCGGGAAGCGGGCGCCTCGGGCATCTTCGGGCCCGGCACGCCCATCCTGAAAAGTGCCAGGGAAGTGCTGGACCTGCTCAGCGAACGGCCCGTCACCACCTGA
- the nspC gene encoding carboxynorspermidine decarboxylase: MSVLPSDLILPSVTDVSTVDWAAIPSPAFVLDESRLRRNLTLIEYVQRESGAQIIVAFKGFAMWSAFPLLREYGITGATASSLNEAILAREEMQGEVHVYAPAYSDEDFPRILALADHLVFNSFSQWERFKHQVDAARAAGRELHVGIRINPEYAEVETDLYNPAGPFSRLGVTRREFREDLLDGVDGLHFHTLCEKDSDTLERTLEVVERNFGDVLGRVKWVNFGGGHLMTREGYDIPRLIRVVRAFRERWGVHVILEPGSAFGWQTGWLVSSVLDVVHNVKDAVLLDISVSAHMPDVLEMPYRPRILGAGDPPAEEHREAVDTPPGAAYLIGGTTCLAGDVVGEYVFPGPLKIGDRVVFDDMIHYTMVKTTFFNGVKHPDIGILHLDGSYERVKTFGYEEFKAKLS, encoded by the coding sequence GTGAGTGTTCTGCCTTCTGACCTGATCCTGCCGTCTGTGACGGACGTGTCCACCGTGGACTGGGCGGCGATTCCCAGCCCGGCATTCGTGCTGGACGAGTCCCGCCTGCGCCGCAACCTGACCCTGATCGAGTACGTGCAGCGCGAGAGTGGGGCGCAGATCATCGTGGCGTTCAAAGGCTTCGCGATGTGGTCGGCCTTCCCGCTGCTGCGGGAGTACGGGATCACCGGAGCGACGGCCAGCAGCCTGAACGAGGCGATCCTGGCCAGAGAGGAGATGCAGGGGGAGGTGCACGTGTACGCGCCGGCGTACAGCGATGAGGACTTCCCGCGCATCCTGGCGCTGGCCGATCACCTGGTATTCAATTCCTTCTCGCAGTGGGAGCGCTTTAAGCATCAGGTGGACGCGGCCCGCGCGGCGGGACGGGAGTTGCACGTCGGTATCCGCATCAACCCGGAGTACGCGGAGGTGGAGACGGACCTGTACAACCCGGCCGGGCCGTTCTCCCGCCTGGGCGTGACGCGCCGGGAGTTCCGGGAGGACCTGCTGGACGGCGTGGACGGCCTGCACTTCCACACGCTGTGCGAGAAGGACAGTGACACCCTGGAACGGACCCTGGAGGTCGTGGAGCGGAACTTCGGGGACGTGCTGGGGCGCGTGAAGTGGGTGAATTTCGGCGGCGGGCACCTGATGACGCGCGAGGGGTACGACATTCCCCGCCTGATCCGGGTGGTGCGGGCCTTCCGGGAACGGTGGGGTGTGCACGTGATCCTGGAGCCGGGGAGTGCCTTCGGCTGGCAGACGGGCTGGCTGGTGTCCAGCGTGCTGGACGTGGTGCACAACGTCAAGGACGCCGTGCTGCTGGACATCAGCGTGTCGGCGCACATGCCGGACGTGCTGGAGATGCCGTACCGGCCGCGCATCCTGGGCGCCGGGGACCCGCCGGCCGAGGAGCACCGCGAGGCGGTGGACACCCCGCCCGGCGCGGCGTACCTGATCGGCGGGACGACCTGCCTGGCGGGGGACGTGGTGGGGGAGTACGTGTTCCCCGGGCCGCTGAAGATCGGGGACCGGGTGGTGTTCGACGACATGATCCACTACACGATGGTGAAGACCACCTTCTTCAACGGGGTGAAACACCCGGATATCGGCATCCTGCACCTGGACGGCTCGTACGAGCGGGTGAAGACCTTCGGGTACGAGGAATTCAAGGCGAAGCTCAGCTGA
- a CDS encoding sel1 repeat family protein: MAARPPAPQTVSRDTLDAAHAGDPQAAWDVYEHFHAYERAFSLPANEQHALLLQAARAGHADAQFETAKLLRGGWLSLDGDTLRETDEHPTQANLNAARLLLDQAAAQGHERAQAMLTNLPPSEWHTQSVHRSPYGTHQPLRRDEHTERQDDEQHRRRNPLLPVLVAAALIALAFMAWLLFTMKVHDRLG; this comes from the coding sequence ATGGCCGCCAGACCCCCCGCCCCCCAGACCGTCAGCCGCGACACCCTGGACGCCGCGCACGCCGGCGACCCCCAGGCCGCCTGGGACGTGTACGAGCACTTCCACGCCTATGAGCGCGCCTTCAGCCTGCCCGCCAACGAGCAGCATGCCCTGCTCCTCCAGGCGGCCCGCGCCGGCCACGCGGACGCGCAGTTTGAGACGGCGAAACTCCTGCGCGGCGGCTGGCTCAGCCTGGACGGCGACACCCTCCGCGAAACCGACGAACACCCCACCCAGGCCAACCTCAACGCCGCCCGCCTGCTGCTCGACCAAGCCGCCGCGCAGGGCCACGAACGCGCCCAGGCCATGCTGACCAACCTCCCCCCCAGCGAATGGCACACCCAGAGCGTGCACCGCAGCCCCTACGGCACCCACCAGCCCCTGCGCCGCGACGAGCACACCGAACGCCAGGACGACGAACAGCACCGCCGCCGCAACCCGCTGCTGCCGGTCCTGGTGGCCGCCGCCCTGATCGCCCTGGCCTTCATGGCCTGGCTGCTGTTCACCATGAAAGTCCACGACCGCCTGGGGTAG
- a CDS encoding DivIVA domain-containing protein produces the protein MNYTPLDIRHQEFPKRMNGYDPAAVRSFLASVAEQFEQLLMQQQAQGEFLTDLERQLEEKRANEDEIRRAIIAAERISHELRENAVRESEQMIAQATREREALLSDLEGRTREADAQHEARMATLESAFRTRGAELERQFHQVLLERERAQAERLAALDQTYLERHSEFTARLSAARQEYAQFVSGYRALASSFADMASRHLLPDALLGTQALPDAPTLPSLPRTVTMKAVEAAASRPPVSPSPNLIPPGHTPPPAPDVDGPVLGGVAPTTTEGGPPTIEGLNWLDGIDLPAINPAGTPEPAPRQDERD, from the coding sequence ATGAACTACACACCGCTGGATATCCGCCATCAGGAATTCCCGAAACGCATGAACGGCTACGACCCGGCCGCCGTGCGCAGCTTCCTGGCGTCCGTGGCCGAGCAGTTCGAACAGCTTCTGATGCAGCAGCAGGCGCAGGGCGAATTCCTCACCGACCTGGAACGGCAGCTGGAAGAAAAACGCGCGAACGAGGACGAGATCCGCCGCGCCATCATCGCCGCCGAACGCATCAGCCACGAACTGCGCGAGAATGCCGTGCGGGAAAGCGAACAGATGATCGCCCAGGCCACCCGCGAACGCGAGGCGCTGCTCTCGGACCTGGAAGGCCGCACCCGCGAGGCCGACGCCCAGCACGAGGCCCGCATGGCCACGCTGGAATCCGCCTTCCGCACGCGCGGCGCGGAACTGGAACGGCAGTTCCATCAGGTGCTGCTGGAACGTGAGCGCGCTCAGGCCGAACGCCTGGCCGCGCTGGACCAGACGTACCTGGAGCGCCACAGCGAGTTCACCGCGCGCCTGAGCGCCGCCCGGCAGGAGTACGCGCAGTTCGTGAGCGGCTACCGCGCGCTGGCGAGCAGCTTCGCCGACATGGCCTCCCGGCACCTGCTGCCCGACGCGCTGCTGGGCACCCAGGCCCTGCCGGACGCGCCCACGCTGCCCAGCCTGCCCCGCACCGTCACCATGAAGGCGGTGGAGGCGGCCGCCAGCAGGCCTCCCGTCTCCCCCTCCCCGAACCTGATTCCGCCCGGGCACACCCCACCCCCCGCGCCGGACGTTGACGGCCCGGTGCTGGGGGGTGTCGCCCCGACGACCACCGAGGGCGGGCCACCCACCATCGAGGGGCTGAACTGGCTGGACGGCATTGACCTGCCGGCAATCAACCCGGCCGGGACGCCGGAACCTGCCCCGCGTCAGGACGAGCGCGACTAG
- a CDS encoding DcrB-related protein: protein MRHPCVLPVLLTAALGAAQAATFTSPRDGLSVTAPPGWLKRDVAGVTVKYAAPTTVQGFRPNINVVVQTLKTPMTLAQYYARSAADLKLLLPGGKILGNAPLTFGGIKGSQTTYQGRQGARTLYYQSAYILRGKKAYLITGTTLKGAGAEAALKKVMTPFVKSFRFTK, encoded by the coding sequence ATGCGTCACCCGTGCGTTCTTCCCGTGCTCCTGACCGCCGCACTGGGCGCGGCCCAGGCCGCCACCTTCACCAGCCCCCGCGACGGCCTGAGCGTCACCGCGCCCCCCGGCTGGCTCAAACGTGACGTGGCCGGCGTCACCGTGAAGTACGCTGCGCCCACCACCGTCCAGGGCTTCCGCCCCAACATCAACGTGGTCGTGCAGACCCTGAAAACCCCCATGACCCTGGCGCAGTACTACGCCCGCAGCGCCGCCGACCTGAAACTCCTCCTGCCCGGCGGCAAGATCCTCGGCAACGCGCCCCTCACCTTCGGCGGCATCAAGGGCAGCCAGACCACCTACCAGGGCCGCCAGGGCGCCCGCACCCTGTACTACCAGAGTGCCTACATCCTCAGGGGCAAGAAGGCCTACCTGATCACCGGCACCACCCTCAAAGGCGCCGGCGCCGAGGCCGCCCTGAAAAAAGTCATGACGCCCTTCGTGAAAAGCTTCCGCTTCACGAAGTAA